The Notoacmeibacter ruber DNA segment GGTGGATTTGCCGGCGCCGTTCTCGCCGACGATGCCGTGGATCGACCCCTTCCGGACGGTAAGATGAATATCGTGGTTGGCTTTGACCGGTCCGAAACTTTTCGAAATGCCGGAAAGGCGGATAGCCGGTCGGGCTTGGCCCTCTGTGCCGGTGTCCCTCATCGTCGATGTGATCCTGAAATCATACTTTCTGATGGCGGAAAAAGGCCGGGGAGAAGCTGCTCCCCGGCCATCCGAACGATCAGTATGGGCAGTTGCTGTCGGCCATGTAGTCGTGGACTTCAAGCTCGCCGGACGCGATCTTGGCCTTGGCCGCGTCCACGGCTTCCATCATCTCGGGTGTCACGACGTCCTTGTTGTTCTCGTCCATCGCAACGCCGACGCCATCTTCCTTCACGCCGAGCGCGACGATACCGGTGTCGAACTCACCGGATTCGGCCTCCGTAAACGCGTCGAAAACCGCATTGTCCACGCGCTTGATCATGGATGTCAGCATATTGCCGGGATGAAGCATGTTCTGGTTGGAATCCACGCCGATGCCGAGTTTGCCCGCGTCGGCTGCGGCCTGCAATACGCCGATGCCCGTGCCGCCGGCGGCGTGGAAGATCACATCCGCACCACTTTCGATCTGGCTCTTGGCCAATTCGCCACCCTTGACCGGATCGCCCCAGGCCGCCGGGGTCGTGCCGGTCATGTTCTCGATCACTTCGGCGTCCTCATTGAAACTCTTGACGCCGCCCTTGTAGCCGCATGCGAATTTGCGGATCAGCGGAATATCCATGCCGCCGACAAAGCCGACCTTGTTGGATTCAGAGGCCATCGCAGCCATGATGCCGGCGAGATAAGAGCCCTCATGCTCCTTGAAGACGATCGAGCGGACATTCGGTTGATCGACGACGGAATCGATGATGGCGAAGTCCGTGTCCGGAAATTCCTGTGCGACCTCTTCAATGGCCGCCTGCTGGCTGAAGCCGATCGCGACGATCGGGTTGTTGCCGTCCTCTGCAAAGCGGCGCAGCGCCTGTCCGCGCTGCTGCTCGTTCTGCACCTCGAAATCGCGATAGTCGTTGCCGGTTTCTTCCTTGTAGCGCTCGGCGCCGTTAAAAGCCGCTTCGTTGAACGATTTATCGTTCTTGCCACCCATGTCATAGACGAGAGCGGGCTCGGCCAAAGCCAGCGCCGTGGAAGCCATCAGCGTTGCGAGAGTAAGGATCGTACGTTTCATGGGTGTTTCCCTGATCGACATTGTTATTTTTCGCAGGAGGCTTCTCCTGCCATGGATGACCGAGTTTGCGTTGCAGCCACCGGTAGCCCATTGATCCATCACCTTTACACAGTGACAGAAGCTTGACCATGGCGAAATCGCTCAGGGCCAATTAGGGAATAGTCGGTCGTTTTGCTGCGAGGCAAAATCACGCTTGGTGCAATCGCGATACGTGAAGTGAAGCCAGGGCGCTTCGCCTTGAACTGCCTATCGTCTATGGGATTGCCAGCCTATCGCCTCGCGTGAATCGATTTTCAAAAGGAGAAAGACAGACCATGTTGCCATTCATCGATCTTGCCGCACAACAAACCCGCATTCGCGAGCGGATCGATGCCGCTATCGGCGACGTATTGGATGGTGGCGCCTACGTCCTCGGACCGGCAGTCGATGCGTTCGAGGCGGAACTGGCTGCGTTTTGCGACGCCGAGCATGCGATCTCCTGCGCCAACGGCACCGACGCCCTTCTGCTGGCTCTAATGGCGCTGGAAGTCACGGCCGGCGATGCGGTTTTCGTACCGTCCTTCACCTTTGCCGCGACGGCGGAAGTCGTTCCCTGCCTTGGTGCGGTCCCCTATTTCGTCGACATCGATCCCGTCACCTACAATATGGATCCGGAAAGCCTGAAACGGTGCATCGAGAAGGCTGCGCGGGACGGAATGCCGTTGAAAGCCGTCATTCCGGTCGACTTGTTCGGCCTACCCGCCGATATGGATGCGATCGAACCGATCGCGCGCGAAAACGGCATGGCGGTCATCTGCGATACGGCGCAGGGATTTGGCAGCCGGTATAATGGACGGATCGCTGGGGGCATGGGTGATTTGGCGACGACCTCCTTTTTCCCCGCCAAGCCTCTGGGCTGCTATGGCGATGGGGGCGCGATCACCACGAATAACGAACAACTGGCGAAGACCCTTCGCTCGCTACGCAACCATGGTGCCGGCAACGATAAGTACGACAATGTGCATATCGGCATGAACAGCCGGCTGGACTCCATTCAGGCCGCCATTCTCTCGGTCAAACTGTCGATCTTCGCCGAGGAAATCGACATGCGGCAGGAGGTCGCCCAACGATATGCCGAAAGGCTTTCGGACTTCGTCACCGCCCCGACAGTCCCGGACGGCCTCGTTTCGACGTGGGCGCAATATACGGTTCGGCTGCCGGAGGGCACCGATCGTGCAGAGCTGCAGGCGAAGCTGCGTGAGGCCGGCGTCCCAACGGCCATCTATTATCCGATACCCCTGCATCGCCAGACGGCGTATCGCCATTGGCCGCACGATCCGGCCGGCATGGAAGCGACGGATGCGGCAGCAAACGCGGTTCTCTCTCTGCCAATGCATCCATATCTCAAGGCCGAGGATCAGGATAAGGTCGCCGATGCGCTCAAAAAGGCCCTTTCGGCGTGACAGGCGAGGCGAACAGCGCGCCCGACGATATCGAGGCGGGAGAAGCAATCGACAATGAAGCGCTGGCCGAAGCCTACGAACTTGCGCTCAGCCTCGAGAAGACCGGTGAACGTGCCGGCGCGATTGAAGCCTGGCGCGCTGTGCTGGCGCTTGACCCGGCCGATCATGGCGGCGCGGCAATTCGGCTGGCCGCGCTGGGCGCGGAAGCGCCTCCGCGCAGAATGCCGGACGCCTATGTCGAAACGCTCTTCGACCAGCATGCCTCCGCTTTCGACGACATCCTCGTCGAGCAACTCGGCTACACGGTGCCGGTTCTGCTGGCCGAAGCGCTTCGCAAGGCGGCTCCCGGCCCGTATGAACGGGGGCTCGACCTTGGTTGCGGAACGGGGCTGACGGGCGGTGCGCTCTCCGAATTCGTCACCACTTTTATCGGCCTGGATATTTCCGAGGCCATGGTGGCGGAAGCGGACGATCGCGATGTCTATGACGGCCTCTATGTGGCCGAGGCCGAGGATTTTCTCGAGAATATCGGCGATGCCGAAGACGACTTCGACCTGATCGTCGCAACGGACGTCTTGCCCTATATCGGCGATCCAACGCGCCTGTTCGCCGGGATGGCCAGGAAGGCACGGCCAAGCGCGGTGGTCGGTTTTTCAACCGAGAGCTTCGAGGCCGGCGACGGCGAAGCCGGCTACCGGGTTCTGCCGACCCATCGCTATGCGCACGACCCTGTCTATATCGCCGAAGAGTTGGAAAAAGTCGGCTTCGAACTGCTCTACAATCCGGTGATTACGGTGCGAATGGAGCAGGGCAATCCCGCGCCAGGCTATCTGTTCCTGGCACGGAAGAACTGAACACGCTTTTGCCGCATGGCGGCTCGGCCTGGTTGGTCGGGCGGCTTAACGCCACCGTTTCGGACGGTTGTTCGCAAGCTGGTCCAGCGCTGCGTGATATTCCTGCTCGAGCCGATCGACATATGACGAAACCGGGCCGCGCGATTTGACGGCGCCGATGCCCTGACCGGACCCCCAAATGTCCTTCCAGGCCTTGGCTTTGCTGTTGCCGCCCGAGCCGAAATTCATTTTTGACGGATCACTCTGCGGCAAGTCGTCCGGATTCATGCCGGCTTTCTCGATGGAGCCGCGCAGATAGTTGCCGTGAATGCCGGTGAAGAGGTTGGTGTAGACGATCTCCTCGCCGGTGCTGCCGACGATCATGTCTTTATAGCCCTCGACCGCATTGGCCTCGTCCGTGGCGATGAAGGTGCTGCCGATATAGCCGAAATCGGCGCCCATGGCTTGCGCGGCTGCGACGGCCCCGCCCGTCGCGATGGAGCCGGAAAGGGCGAGTGGGCCATCGAAAAATTCCCGTATCTCCTGGATCAGGGCGAACGGCGAAAGCGAGCCGGCATGGCCCCCGGCACCGGCTGCGACGGCGATCAGTCCGTCGGCCCCTTTTTCCAACGCCTTCTTGGCAAAGCGCGTATTGATGACATCGTGAAGGACGATCCCGCCATAGGAGTGAACGGCCTGATTGACCTCGGGCACGGCGCCAAGCGAGGTGATGACGATCGGCGCCTTGTATTTCACGCACATCTCGACGTCCTGCATGACCCGATCATTGCTCTTGTGCACGATCTGGTTGACGGCGAAGGGTGCGGACGGCTGATCCGGGTTCTTCTCGTCATGCTCGGCCAGTTCCGTCGTGATCCGGTCGAGCCATTCATCCAGCACTTCAGCAGGGCGCGCATTTAACGCCGGGAAGGAGCCGACGATGCCCGCTTTGCATTGTGCTATAACCAGATCCGGTCCGGAAACGATGAACATCGGCGATGCGATGACCGGCAGGCGCAGATTTTGCAGAACGGACGGCAGAACCATTTGATTTCCTCTTCCCGAAAATGTCTTTGTCCATGCGTGATAGATTTTGACGTTTACGTCAATACGAACGCCCTATCAGACCGCGCTTCAGACGAGGATCATGGTCGTCTGAACTTGTCCCGATACAGAATTTGGCCTACCCGCCATCACCAAAGAGGGGAGAGGACCGATGGCCGCATCACAAAATCCGAAAATCGTCTTTCTGGATAGCGACACCTTCGCTGATTTCATCGAAAGGCCCCGGCCGGATGTTGCTCATGACTGGACCGAGTACGCGGACACAAAGGCGCACGAGACCATCGAGCGGTTGAAGGGAGCGACCGTCGCCGTCACCAACAAGGTGCCGATCGGCATTGATATCATCCAGGAGCTGCCGGACCTTCGGATGATCGCCGTTGCAGCGACCGGTTACAACATCATTGGGCTGGAAGCCTGCCGCGACGCGGGCATCGTGGTCTCCAATGTGAGAGGTTACGCCACCGACACCCTGCCGGAACATGTATTCGCTCTGATGCTGGCCTTGCGCCGCAATATTCTGCCGTTTCGGCAGGATGTGATCGATGGTAAATGGCACGAAGCCGAGCAGTTCTGCTTCTTCGACCATTCGATCCATGATCTGGCCGGCTCGACACTCGGCATTGTCGGGAGCGGAAGCCTTGGCCAGGCGGTCGCGAGGCTTGGCGAAGCCTTCGGTATGAACGTCCTCTACGCCGGACGCAAAGGCGTGGCCGAACCGGGGCAGGGCCGTGTGCCGTTCGATGAGATGTTGCGCCGCGCCGACATCATCACGCTTCATTGCCCGCTGACGGACGAAACGAAAGGCTTGATCGGTGACGAAGAGTTCGCGGCGATGGAGCGTTGTCCCATTCTCATCAATACGGCACGAGGCGGCGTGGTCGATGAGGAGGCCGCCGTGCGTGCGGTGGAAAGCGGCAAGGTCTCCGGCCTCGGCTTCGATGTGCTGAGCGAGGAGCCGCCGCGGGCGGACAATCCCTTGCTTGCCATCGCCGATCGCCCCAATGTCATCATCACTCCGCACGTGGCCTGGGCATCAGAGGCCGCGCAGCAGGAGGTCTGGCGTCAGACGGTTGAGAATATAGAAGCGTTTCTCGGTGGAGAGCCGGTGCGCACCGTCACCTGAGGGAGGCTTCGCGATAGGCTCGCAACCCGATCAGATCCCGGAAAGTACGGTCGGCTTGCGCCGTGGGTGGACAACGGGCGCTTGTGCGACCGCCGCTGCCAAGGCCGCCGCCTCCGCGCTACTCGGTAGCGGCTTCCTCGATCCGGTCACCATCACCTTGCCGGGCGGCCAGATGCCTGCCTTCGCGCTTGCGGAAGAAGAACTCGGCGACGGTTTCGCTCAAGCTGCCATCGTCAAGGATGCCGGTGATGATCCCGATGTGACCCATGGCGCATTGGTGCGGGTGACCGTTCGTCGGGCCGCTGGCGGCGCTGGCATACGCTTCTACGCCGGTGCCGGGGTCGGCACGGTCACGCTTGCCGGTCTGCCGATCCCGCCGGGTGAACCGGCCATCAATCCTGTCCCCCGCCGGATGATCGCCGAGACTCTGGCGGAAATCGCAGACTTGCACGGTGTCGCAGCCGATTTCGATGTGTCTGTCGGTATCGACGGCGGCGAGGCCCTTGCGCAAAAGACCATGAATCCGAGGCTGGGCATTATCGGTGGCCTGTCGGTGCTGGGCACAACGGGAATCGTGGTGCCTTATAGCTGTGCGGCGTGGATTCACTCGATCCATCGCGGCATCGACGTGGCCCGCGCCGCGGGCTTCGATCACATAGGCGGCGCGACAGGCGATGCTTCGGAGCGTGCCATGGCGCAGCGGTGTGACTTCGTCATGCAACAGATCATCGACATGGGCGATTTCGTCGGCGGCATGCTGAAATATATTCGCGCGCACCCGGTGCCGAAGGTAACGGTCGCAGGCGGCATCGCGAAAATGACGAAGCTGGCCCAGGGGCGTCTCGACCTTCACTCCAAACATGGTCGGGCCGACCTGGAAGCGCTGGCCGATTTGGTGCGGGAAATCGGCGGTGGAGACGAATTCGTTCGGCGCATCGCCGGCTCCAATACGGTGGCAGAGGCCTTTTCACATGCCACGGAAGCCCAATTGCCGCTTGGTGATGTCCTGGCTGAACGCGCTTGGACAACCGCCGCGAAAGTTCTGCGCCAAGGCGAGTTGCAACTGCTGATCTTCGACCGCGAAGGTGCATTGAGGGGCGAGAAGAAAATGGCCGGGATCGACCCGGCCATTCTCTAGATCGGTTTGTTTCGCCCTACGCGCTACGGGCTTGGGTCGCGGGCGAATGCACGGCGCTTGTTCGCCAGAAATAGGCGGCGAACGCGCCGAGGAGCGCCCAACCGACCAGAGCCACACCAAAAGCGCGAGCCGCAAAAAGCGCTGCGATTTCCGGCGGAACCGGCCCGGCGAAACTTTCCGGCTCGGGCGCGCCGATAAGGTGCGGAGCCAGCAGAAGGACGGCGGCGCCGATCCATGCGAACCAGCTTCTGGTAAAGGCGATCAGGCCGGCTGCAACGCCAGCCGCGACAACTGTGCCGACCCACCAGAACTGGCGGGCAAAGACGTCGGCAGCGGCAACGCCCGGAACTTCCGGCGCCAGGGTGAAGCCTGGCGCGAACTGGATGACGAGAAAGCCAATGGCCCCCCATATCAACCCGGTCTTGCCGTCGAGCGACTGGCCCCGCTGTTCGGCGATGGCCATCAGGGGCAACAGAAGCAGTGCATAGCCGGTGTAGAGCAACATGCTGAAAAGCACGCTGAGCCCGTCGCGCATGAGGTCGAGGCCACCAAGATCGGGATGCGCGCTGACCGCCTCTGCCCCGAAGTGGACCAATTGACCAGACTCATAAAGTTCGGCGTGCAGCAAAACCGGTTGCACGAAAGTGAGCTGGAGCAGGGCCGCGATCAGACCTGCGCCAGCACCAGCGAACACAGCGCTGGTAATCAGACGTGTGAACATGGCTTAGTGGCAGGGAAAGCCGTTGGCGTGGCGGACATCGTGCGCTGCGTCGTGAAGCGCATTGGCCTGCGCCAGCCCGACAGAAAAGACCACGCCGAGGCCGAGAACGGCCGAAAGTGCCAGGGCGATAAGGCTGGTGGACCGTGTTGCCGCTACCGGCGACGTTACCGCAGTGCTGTTCTGAATCATTTCATCTCCTTGCCTGTCCACCCGACAGGCGCTTGGTTGCATCAATGTCCGGCAGGTCTCCTGGCTCGCGGGTCGAAGCTCTGGCCTGCCTTCCCCGGCGTCTCCACCGAGTGGCGTACTGGGCCATCGCTCACCGCTCACAGTCGCGGGGGCGGCTGCATTCGAAAGCCGAAACTTCCGCTGCATTCCCTCTTGGCTCTTCCCAACCGCATGCGACGGGAAAGAGAACCGAACACGATCTCTGTAGAGGAGCAGCGAGACGGACGCAAGAAAGAGTCTGGCGCGCCTGTGTCGCACCGGCATACGCTGCGTCGAGGATAAACGCAGGGACGATGAAGCATGACGGTGGATGTTCTTCTCAAAGGCGGCGTTCTGCCAAATGGTCAGACGACGGATATCGCCATTTCCGATGGCGTGATCGCGGCCGTCGAGCCCACTATCGATGCTGAAGCCGGTGAAGTTGTCGATATCGCCGGCGATCTTGTTTCGCCGCCTTTTCTGGATCCGCATTTTCATATGGACGCAACGCTGTCTTATGGGCAGCCACGCATCAATGCGTCGGGCACCTTGCTGGAAGGCATCGCGCTATGGGGAGAACTGAAGAAGGAGCAGACCGAAGAGGAGATCGCAGAGCGGGCGTTGCGCTATTGTGACTGGGCGGTCTCGATGGGACTGCTCGGTATTCGTTCGCATGTCGATACGAGCGACGACGAAGCAATGAAAGGCGTCCGCGCGCTTTTGTCGGTGCGCGAAACCGTAAAGCCCTATCTCGATCTGCAACTCGTCGCATTTCCGCAGGACGGCTTCTACCGCGCCCCGCAAGCGCGCCAGAACACGCTGGCGGCGCTGGATATGGGCGTCGACGTCGTGGGTGGTATTCCACATTTCGAGCGCACAATGGCGGAGGGGCGGGCCTGCGTGACCGAGCTGTGTGAAATTGCGGCGGAGCGCGGCCTCAGGGTCGACATGCATTGCGACGAGACCGATGACCCACTCTCGCGCCATATCGAGCAACTGGCCTATGAGACGCAGCGGCTGGGATTGCAGGGCAGGGTGGTCGGCTCGCACCTCACATCCATGCACTCCATGGACAATTATTACGTCTCCAAGCTCCTGCCGCTCATGGCAGAGGCCGAGGTCGCTGCGGTGCCGAATCCGCTGATCAACATCACCTTGCAGGGGCGCCACGATACATATCCCAAGCGACGTGGCCTGACCCGCGTGCCCGAGATGCTGGCGCACGGTATACGCGTCGCGTGGGGGCAGGATTGTGTCCGCGACCCCTGGTACGCGCTCGGCACGGCAGACATGCTGGACGTCGCCTTCATGGGCCTCCACGTCGCCCAGATGACCAGCCCCGCGGCAATGCGGCAGTGCTTCGATATGGTCACGAGCGACACGGCGGCGATCATGGGGCTGCACGATCTTGGGCTGGAGAAAGGTAAACGCGCCAGCCTCGTCGTGCTGGATGCAGGCGATCCGATCGAGGCGATCCGCCTTCGCCCGGACCGCTTGCTCGTCATGTCGAATGGAAAGATCATCGCGCGAAAGGAGAAGCGGAAGACCGCTCTTTCCGTGCCCGGACGTCCCACCGAAATCGATCGACGACATTCGGCAGGTTAGCGGCAGAAAATTGGGAAAGCGCTGGTCGGAGTGGCAGGATTCGAACCTGCGACCCCCTCGTCCCGAACGAGGTGCGCTACCAGGCTGCGCTACACTCCGTGAACCAGTTCGCGCGGCTGTATAGCTCTGCGACCTAGCGCCCGCAAGAGGGATGCGAACGGTTTTCTTCGGCTCTCGCATTTGTAGGCCGAAGGCCACGCGGCACAAGCGTCTCCGCTTACGATAAGGGGAGGGAGTAGCGTCCCCATCCAGGAATTTTGACCGCGGGATCGGCGAAATCGAATCCTGCAACGAGCCCGAGAAACTGCAGTTCGATTCCGTAGCGCAGGCCCGCTGCGAAGCCAAAGAGGCCGCCGAGCGTCACGTGCAGATCACGCCGGTCTTCTGAGACATCGATTGCGAAAAAGCCGGGCCGGTAGTCGCGGCCCACCGCATTGGAGGGCAGGGCAGTGCGCAGCTCCGGCACTTCTTCGAGAATATGGGCGGAGAAGGAGTTAGAGTTGGGGCCTGGCCAGATGCGGTAGTCACCGACGTGATTGAACGGATAGCTCTGAACGGCCGCTTCGACCTTCGCCAATTGCCGTTCTGCCGCTGCGCCATGAAGCTCGGTCACGATGAACGGATCGTTGGAATACCAGCGGCCATCGGCGGGATAGGCGTTCTTTCGTACCGGCTGGCCCCAGCCCACCTTGTCATAGCGGTCATAGTGGCGCGCACCCGCATCTTTCGTGACGAGCCAGCTATGCACGGACAGGGCGCCTTTGAGGCCGCCGGTGCGTGCCGCCAGAACATAGATCGCGGCATCGGCCTGGCTTTCGGCGGGCGGAAGGAGGCCGGATCGGCCCCAATCGGCATCCCGCCAGCTCGCAGGACGGTCAGCCAACTCCCAGTGTATGAGCGAGGCGGCAGCCGGGAGCACGAAGATGGCAAGGATGAAGAGAAGGAGAAATCGTAGGATACGCATGGGCCGCAGAAGGAAAGGGAATTTCGCAGTCAGCGCATGTCTTTTCGGCAAAAATACGGATATGAGCGTGCGGGACTCTGACACGGGCTGGGAGGCACAAGATGGCAGATAATCCGGTTCTGGTGGAAGTGCTGCGCGGCGAGCATGTCGAAAGCCGCCATCGCGGTGCATTCGTCGCAATGGATGGTGACGGCACGACGATTCTTTCGGCAGGCGATCTCGAACGACCGGTCTTTCCCCGCTCTGCGATCAAGCTGATCCAGGCACTGCCGCTTGTGGAGAGCGGCGCTGCCGATCACTACGAACTGACCGATTCCGAACTGGCGCTCTCGGGCGCATCGCATTCCGGCGAGCCCGGCCATGTCAGAACCGCCGCCGCCATGCTGTCGAAGGCGGAGCTGACAAAAAACGACCTGGAATGTGGTTCGCACTGGCCTTTCGATACGGGCGCATCGCGCCACCTTTTCTGTGAAGGCGAAGAGCCGAATGCGCTTCACAACAACTGCTCGGGCAAGCATGCCGGCTTTCTCTGTACTTGCCGGCAGCAGGGTTGGCCGACGGGCGGTTATGTCGGGTACGACCATCCGATGCAGGAGGCCATTCGAGACGCGATGACAGCGCTGACCGGCGCTGCGCATGGGCCCGACAACATGGCAATCGACGGATGCGCGATACCGACCTACGCGATTGCCCTGACGGCGATGGCGAAAGGAATGGCGGCCATGGCGAGCGGGAAGGGCCTTGGCAAGGAGCGAGCCGCTGCGGCCAATCGCCTGATGAGCGCGGCAATGGCCGAGCCTTGGCATGTCGCCGGTTCGAAGCGAGCCTGTACGCTCATGATGCAGGCGGGCGCCGGACGCCTCTACATCAAGACGGGTGCGGAGGGTGTCTATTGCGGCATATTGCCCGAACTTGGCATTGGCTTTGCCCTGAAATGCGAGGATGGAACGACACGAGCTTCGGAGGCAATGGCGGCAGCCCTGGTTGCCAAACTCTTGCCGGATGGTGATCCGCTCGCCCAGCGCCTGTCGGCTATGGCGCGAACGCCGATCCTCACCCGCAAGGGCGATGTGGTGGGCGAGATCAGGCCAACTGCTGCGCTGGCCTGACGGCCTTCTAGCTGACGCTGTTTCTGGCGATGGTAAGATGGTTGAAGAGGTCGGCAACGGCCTCTTCCGAAAGACCGGCAAGATCGTCGCTCGCACGCTCAGTCCAGCGGTAGCCGACGATTGCGCCCTGCGGCACAGCCTGGAACGTATTGCCTGTGACGACTGCTTTGCCGGCTCCTTCCGCCACGGTTACAGCCAGACCGACGGGACTTTCGCGCACGACGTTTCCCGTCATCGAGACCGCGCGAAGATAGGGGCCCCATCCCGCCGCCATGCCGAACCGCGCCGCCTTTTCGACAACGTTTGCCGCGACGGCCGTGTCGGCCTCGACCGCGATGCCTATGCCAAATCCGGCTGCATCTTCAGCAGTCGGTCCGTGGTCGACGATGTTGCGGACGATGTTGGACGAAACGCTGGAGAGGCGGCCGCCCGAGTCGAAATTGACAACCGAAATGCCGTTGGCCGCGCCATCGATCAGATTGCCGTCAATGATCGATCCGGTCGTGCCGAATTCGGCATAGAGGGCGGTTTCTCCTGAGCGGAGACACTGATTGCCGCGCGCGATCATGCCCGAGGCAGTGTTGCCGCGGATCGCCGAGAACGCGCAATCGGTGACGATATTATCCGCAACGATTACATTTTGAGCGCGATAAATGTTGATGCCGTTGCCATACTGGCCCGTACCGCCGGAAGCCGCGCCGATTTCGGAAATCCGGTTGCCACGGATCTGCGTGGCATCTTCGCCTTCCTCCCAGCGATGCACCAGAATGCCGCCATCGCCGCATCGTTCGACGGTATTTCCCTCGATCGAGAGGCCCTCCGACTGTCGCGCGAAGAGGCCGATGGAAGCGGCGCCGGAAATATGATTGTCGCGAAGAAGACCGCTCGCGCCTTCGATCTGAAGTGCGGTCTTGCCCGCCCCGACGACCTCGCAGCCGGTCATGTGGACCTCGCCCGGCTGCCGCAACTCGATCAGCGCTTCGCTGTCGTCCGAGAGCCATCGGTTCTGGCCATCGATCGAAAGGCCGTCCAGCGTGATGTGAGCGGCGTTTTCAGCCCGAAAGAGGAAGCCGCGTCCGCTGTATCGGATTCGGGTCGCGCCCGGCACGCCGGAAAGGCGGGTGCGCTTCGGCAGGCGGATATTCGAAAGGGGATAGACGCCCGGCGGAAGGTCGATCGGCAGATTGCGACGGTCGGCCTCGTCGATCATGCGCTG contains these protein-coding regions:
- a CDS encoding DUF3750 domain-containing protein, with protein sequence MRILRFLLLFILAIFVLPAAASLIHWELADRPASWRDADWGRSGLLPPAESQADAAIYVLAARTGGLKGALSVHSWLVTKDAGARHYDRYDKVGWGQPVRKNAYPADGRWYSNDPFIVTELHGAAAERQLAKVEAAVQSYPFNHVGDYRIWPGPNSNSFSAHILEEVPELRTALPSNAVGRDYRPGFFAIDVSEDRRDLHVTLGGLFGFAAGLRYGIELQFLGLVAGFDFADPAVKIPGWGRYSLPLS
- a CDS encoding TIGR03808 family TAT-translocated repetitive protein — translated: MVDRRCFILGLGASALTLSASTIPAGAQGSIITKARLRGGIDATEFGLRPNATDDQSAIFQRMIDEADRRNLPIDLPPGVYPLSNIRLPKRTRLSGVPGATRIRYSGRGFLFRAENAAHITLDGLSIDGQNRWLSDDSEALIELRQPGEVHMTGCEVVGAGKTALQIEGASGLLRDNHISGAASIGLFARQSEGLSIEGNTVERCGDGGILVHRWEEGEDATQIRGNRISEIGAASGGTGQYGNGINIYRAQNVIVADNIVTDCAFSAIRGNTASGMIARGNQCLRSGETALYAEFGTTGSIIDGNLIDGAANGISVVNFDSGGRLSSVSSNIVRNIVDHGPTAEDAAGFGIGIAVEADTAVAANVVEKAARFGMAAGWGPYLRAVSMTGNVVRESPVGLAVTVAEGAGKAVVTGNTFQAVPQGAIVGYRWTERASDDLAGLSEEAVADLFNHLTIARNSVS
- a CDS encoding asparaginase; its protein translation is MADNPVLVEVLRGEHVESRHRGAFVAMDGDGTTILSAGDLERPVFPRSAIKLIQALPLVESGAADHYELTDSELALSGASHSGEPGHVRTAAAMLSKAELTKNDLECGSHWPFDTGASRHLFCEGEEPNALHNNCSGKHAGFLCTCRQQGWPTGGYVGYDHPMQEAIRDAMTALTGAAHGPDNMAIDGCAIPTYAIALTAMAKGMAAMASGKGLGKERAAAANRLMSAAMAEPWHVAGSKRACTLMMQAGAGRLYIKTGAEGVYCGILPELGIGFALKCEDGTTRASEAMAAALVAKLLPDGDPLAQRLSAMARTPILTRKGDVVGEIRPTAALA